One Lucilia cuprina isolate Lc7/37 chromosome 4, ASM2204524v1, whole genome shotgun sequence DNA segment encodes these proteins:
- the LOC111678060 gene encoding polycomb protein Scm, giving the protein MSGGGRDSTSSSGTNSSSGSNGVSSSAVATTPTSTGQSANQRSRGRPAKRATCTWCGECKQPLQYVLPTQNGKKEFCSETCIAEFRKAYSKGACAQCDNVIREGAPNKEFCSLMCMNKHQKKNGSTRSLNNGTRTDGANVGKNMGGGGSCTPTGPFQYESFHVFDWDAYLEETGSEAAPADCFKQALNPPMNDFKIGMKLEALDPRNVTSTCIATVVGVLGSRLRLRLDGSDSQNDFWRLVDSNEIHAIGHCEKNGGMLQPPLGFRMNASSWPGYLCKILNNAMVAPEEIFQPEPADPPENLFQVGQKLEAVDKKNPQLICCATVDAIKDDQIHVTFDGWRGAFDYWCSYKSRDIFPVGWCARSCHPMQPPGHKSRMDSSSSKHRSPRQRYALVQETDAMVPATPVTAHFHTNCKGGPFINSSKLPSMVTGPTHQTLSKLCLQEVLAASTDTQQLSKLLFALDGDVHIVTAAGKNFTVKIPSPLRMKDDESLAQFIETLCTTCRACPNLISLSPDTEDCEKCANTKKRQLAQTGDCSSAAVPEKRSKTPASAEKINIKQEVATSTTTANTSVDNFGNTSNSTQATSTTTPTVSTTSSSLSSSSSSSSLTSSLSTTKANLNNAINQQSQHTGVSTLKQQQQQQQQHQHQANHTIITSSSSSINNNNSTPVSGTAIMSTSNGTTSNSINNNNILSNVHIKTEPNINNTNGIQTASPVQALRQIRIHHLSGNIGNNISTVTGTTSTTTMVVNSHSDEQKHSTLTSNSNFKYLAPLVAEVHPEQSNITAATAAAASTTYKSPSTLSSTASLPTSVSTPFCASQSASSTAAAATAVIPSTSSTYGPSTVTIPIQHVVNAANGAVGGVVGTSAALPPLRSHPGDWSIEEVIQFIESNDSSLAVHGDLFRKHEIDGKALLLLTSEMMMKYMGLKLGPALKICNLVNKVNGRRNNMSL; this is encoded by the exons atgTCCGGCGGTGGACGAGACTCCACTAGCAGTAGTGGCACCAACAGCAGCAGTGGTAGTAATGGTGTCTCTTCCTCAGCAGTGGCTACCACTCCCACATCCACCGGCCAGTCAGCGAATCAAAGATCTCGGGGTCGTCCAGCTAAGCGGGCCACCTGCACCTGGTGTGGCGAATGTAAACAACCGTTGCAATACGTGTTGCCCACCCAAAATGGTAAAAAAGAATTTTGCTCGGAAACCTGTATAGCGGAATTCCGTAAGGCTTACAGCAAAGGAGCCTGTGCTCAGTGTGACAATGTTATACGCGAGGGAGCTCCCAATAAGGAATTCTGTTCGTTGATGTGTATGAATAAGCATCAGAAGAAGAATGGCTCTACCCGTTCCCTCAATAATGGTACACGTACGGATGGCGCCAATGTAGGGAAGAATATGGGAGGTGGTGGTTCCTGTACACCCACAGGACCATTTCAATATGAAAGTTTTCATGTTTTCGATTGGGATGCTTATTTAGAG gaaactGGTAGCGAAGCTGCTCCGGCTGATTGTTTTAAACAAGCTTTAAATCCTCCCATGAATGATTTTAAGATTGGTATGAAATTGGAAGCTTTAGATCCGCGTAACGTTACCTCCACATGTATTGCCACTGTGGTGGGTGTTCTTGGCTCACGTTTACGTCTGCGCCTTGATGGCAGCGACAGTCAAAATGATTTTTGGCGTTTAGTTGACTCGAATGAGATTCATGCCATTGGTCATTGTGAAAAGAACGGCGGCATGTTGCAACCACCACTTGGCTTTCGCATGAATGCCTCCAGCTGGCCCGGTTAcctctgtaaaattttaaacaatgcCATGGTAGCACCGGAAGAGATTTTCCAACCAGAACCAGCCGATCCACCGGAAAATCTCTTTCAGGTGGGCCAAAAGCTCGAGGCGGTCGACAAAAAGAATCCTCAATTGATTTGCTGTGCAACAGTTGATGCGATTAAAGACGACCAAATCCATGTGACATTCGATGGGTGGCGTGGAGCGTTCGACTATTGGTGCAGCTACAAATCTCGGGATATATTCCCAGTTGGTTGGTGTGCCCGTAGTTGCCATCCAATGCAACCGCCCGGTCATAAATCACGCATGGATTCCAGTTCGAGTAAACATCGTAGTCCACGTCAACGTTATGCTCTGGTCCAAGAAACCGATGCCATGGTCCCAGCCACACCCGTCACAGCTCACTTTCATACCAATTGTAAAGGTGGTCCGTTCATCAATAGCTCAAAGCTTCCATCGATGGTTACGGGTCCCACACATCAGACCTTATCGAAATTATGCCTACAAGAGGTATTAGCAGCGAGTACGGATACACAACAACTATCGAAACTATTGTTTGCTCTGGACGGTGATGTGCATATTGTTACAGCGGCTGGGAAAAATTTTACG GTTAAAATACCGTCACCATTACGCATGAAAGATGATGAAAGTTTGGCacaatttattgaaacattATGTACAACATGCAGGGCATGTCCAAATCTAATTTCACTTTCACCTGATACAGAGGACTGTGAAAAATGTGCAAATACTAAGAAAAGGCAATTGGCACAAACTGGGGATTGTTCGTCAGCAGCGGTACCAGAAAAACGTAGTAAAACACCAGCTAGTGCTGAGAAAATCAACATTAAACAAGAAGTGGCGACATCAACGACCACAGCCAATACAAGTGTGGATAATTTTGGCAATACAAGTAATAGTACACAAgcaacatctacaacaacacCTACGGTCTCCACAACTTCATCATCACTCTCATCGTCGTCTTCGTCATCATCATTAACATCTTCTCTATCGACAACAAAAGCTAATCTAAACAATGCGATTAATCAGCAGTCGCAACACACTGGTGTGTCAACGcttaaacagcaacaacaacagcagcagcaacatcaacatCAAGCAAATCATACAATTATTacaagtagtagtagtagtattaacaacaacaatagtacCCCAGTAAGTGGTACAGCAATTATGTCAACATCGAATGGCACTACCAGCAATAgcatcaacaacaataatatattatCAAATGTTCACATTAAAACTGAACCAAATATTAACAATACAAATGGCATACAG ACCGCTTCACCGGTACAGGCTTTAAGACAAATACGTATACATCATTTAAGTGGTAATATTGGCAACAATATTTCCACTGTAACAGGCACAACATCAACCACAACTATGGTTGTAAATTCTCATTCTGATGAACAAAAACATTCTACTCTTACCTCAAActcgaattttaaatatttagcacCTCTGGTTGCTGAAGTGCATCCAGAACAGTCTAATATAACGGCAGCAACTGCTGCTGCCGCCTCAACAACATATAAATCTCCTTCCACATTGTCATCAACTGCTTCGTTACCTACATCAGTATCAACGCCGTTTTGTGCTTCACAATCGGCATCATCAACAGCTGCTGCTGCCACAGCTGTTATACCTTCCACATCATCAACATATGGCCCCTCCACAGTTACTATACCCATACAGCATGTAGTGAATGCAGCAAATGGTGCGGTGGGTGGTGTGGTGGGGACGTCAGCGGCATTGCCGCCATTGCGATCCCATCCCGGGGACTGGTCTATTGAAGAAGTTATACAATTTATAGAAAGTAATGATAGTTCGTTAGCTGTACACGGTGATCTCTTCAGGAAACAT gaAATTGATGGCAAAGCCTTGTTATTGTTAACCTCCGAAATGATGATGAAATATATGGGTCTCAAACTTGGACCAGccttaaaaatttgcaatttagTTAATAAAGTTAATGGGCGTCGTAACAATATGTCCCTGTAA